GATGATGAGCAAGGGCCTCATACCAAGAAAAGCCATGGATGTAAGGGACGGCACTGATTCCCTCAATCACACCTGTTTCTTGATTGACCGCGCCTGGAACACTCATAGCAATGCCCTTATAATCTTGCTCTGACAGCCGTTGGTCTAGCCAAGCCAGTAAATCCTCCAAATTTTCTGGCGTCGGCGTACTTGTCTTATCTAGTATGTTTCCATCAGGAGTCAGACTGGCAAACTTAATCCCAGTCCCTCCGATATCAATCGTTGCAATGGTCATATTTTCACCAAAAAAGGGGCGAATCAGTAGTTAATCCTTACCCTTTCGCCCCTCCTTTCTATCTCATAGTATTAGTTATAGAACACTTTAAAAGTCTTAAATGTCTTCTTTTTTGATCAATTCTGTGCGAATTTCTTGTGGAGCCAATAGTCCTGAATGAACTGGATATGGTCGCTCAAGTAAGTCAAGAATAGTTTGTTGGTGTTCAGATATGCGCACATTTTCTTGACTCATATTGTAGTAACGGAGGACATATCCTTCTTCATTTTCAGCTACCTTAAAGGCTGTTGGGCAAACTTGTGGTAAGCTGAGTGCCACATGACTCAAGAGGCTACCAGTCGCAGCAACACTTCCTTCTTGTTTAGCAAGCTGAAGACTAGTGAATGGTGTTTGGAAGGCTTTGGCACGACGGAAGGCTGAGAAGCGTTCCCCTGCTTGGTGGCACTCAAGTGCAAACTCGACTTCAAACTCACGCAAGCACTGAGCCTCTGGTGTCGGGAAGTAACCCCAGTCACCTAACTCACCTGAGGCACGAAGAATGGTCACAGCAATGGTATCGTCTCCAAGGATTTCATACTCGTGCAGTCCTTTATTAGCCACTGTCACCCCTTTTTCATCGTCATAAAGGCTGACGAAGGCTTGCTGGTGTTGTGGATTTTCAGGATTTTCCCAAGAAGCAGCTGGTTTGTTTGGTCGTGTTACTACCTCATAGATGCTTTCAGAGTCATTGCTTGGACGCGTGTTATGAGTCTTAACCAAGAGACGGATACGGTGGTCCTTGGCAGTATTGGTAAAGCGAGTCTTGAAGCGGATTTGTGGATTGTCAACAAAGACGGTCATCTCTGTTTCCAGAAGAATGCTTGTCAATTCTTCTGAGCGCCCTGCTTCACGCGTCATAAACTCGATGATGCCTCTTTGTTCCGCATCCAGTTTTTCGTCTGCACTTACTGGAATTGTCAATTCATGCTTGAGCAAGATTTTAGCAAAACGTGCTGTATTTTCCAGGACTTCATAGCCTTTCAGCTCTGCGTAGATAGGCTCTGTTCCTTTTGGTTGGAAATAGATGTACTCATTTCCGATGTCACCACGGTCTTCAAAGCGAATAATATCTTCATACGCTTCATGAGTTGTCTTGTCGTAGACCGTGATGTTTTCATCCACACTGACCGTTACAAATGGCGTATCAATTACTCCATTTTGGTAAATACCATCACGGTGTTCTTGTTTTCCTTCGAGCAATTGGAAGGTTGTCCAAGAAAGTGGTGCCAGATGAACAGGTACTGTCACGCGCACTTGTCGAGCGATACGAGCCTGACGGAACTTGTCTTTTGGCAAATCATACTCAAAGTTAGCTCCCAGATCTTCGATTTTCGCTTCTACAGCATGCCCTTCCAAGTCTTCGACACGGTAGCTTGGCAAGGTCAAGGCTGCCATCTTCTTATAGCCTTCTGTTGGGTGCAATTCCTTGAAATCACAAGTCGCTACATCAATCACTGTGCTGACCGTATCAACCTTGTCGTGCAAGCCTGTGTTGATGACGGTAAAGAGATGGTCGCTTTGGGCTTCGTGGGTTGCGATTTTGCCCTTCCACTCATTGAGAAGATTGGTCTTAACAAAGTTTCCAACTTGGTTAACCTTGGCAAAACGTGTTTCCATCTCACGGTGAACTTCGTCAATACTACAACCACAGATACTATCATGGGGCGCATTTTGTAGAAGGACTTTCCAAGCATAGGTCAACTGGTCCTTGTGGTTATGTCCGCCAGTGATGACAGTCAATGGTTCCACTACTTGTTCTAGCAAGTTGCTATTTTCTTGGAAAGCTTGTTTGAGGTAAATACGGGATGAAGAAGTGTTAGCAAGTGTATACCAACCGTCTGTTTCTTGACTGGTCAACTCACCTGTAACCGTAGATAGTTGCTCAGGCAGAGCACTTTCTACTGCATGAACATAGTCATCAAAGGAACTATGCACAAAGGTCACATCTGGGAAGAGTTCATTTGCTACACGAATGGCTTCACTCAGATTTCGCTGTACAGGCTGGTGGTCACATCCGTTCATCATCAACCACTGGTTGGTCGAAGCATAGTCACGCACGTCTGACAATTTTTGTTTCCAGAAAGTCAAGGCCTCGTCTTTATCAACCGGAATTTCATTTCCATTACTGTACCAGTTGGCAAAGAGAATACCGAGGACACGACTTCCGTCCGCACCCTGCCAGTACATTTCTGAAAACTGAGAAGTGAACTGCTCATCTTCGAGGACTTGGTTATCAAATCCAATCGGCTTGACACCACGACCAAAAGCTGCTACGTGAATACCTGATTTTTGAAGGATTTGAGGAGCTTGTCCCATATTTCCAAAGGTATCTGGGAAGTAACCAATCTGAGTTGATTTGCCCCATTTTGCACATTCTGCTTGACCAATCAAGGTATTGCGGACGTTGGCTTCACTTGAAATCAAGTAATCATCCTGCAAGATGTAAAAGGGACCAATTTTGAGTTTGCCTTCGTCAATGTAACGTTGGACCTTGTCGCGATTTTCAGGGCGAATTTCCAAGTAGTCATCCAGGACAATGGTTTGTCCATCCAAGTGGAAACTCTTGAACTCAGGGTCATTTTCAAAGAGATCAAAAAGATTGTCAAACAACTCCACCAACTGCATCCGGTGGCTTTCAAAAGGCAAGTACCACTCACGGTCCCAGTGACTGTGTGAGATAATATGTACAACAACATTTTCCATGAAGTAAAACCTCATTCTAAATTTAAATTTTAACGTTTTAAATGTAAAGGTGTGATTCTGACACGAATCGGTGAAACTAAAGCGCGCTCCTTATACTCAATGAAAATCAAAGAGCAAACTAGGAAGCTAGCCGCAGTCTGCTCAAAGCACTGCTTTGAGGTTGTGGATAGAACTGATGAAGTCAGCTCAAAACACTGTTTTGAGGTTGCAGATAGAACTGACGAAGTCAGTAACATCTATACGGCAAGGCGAAGCTGACGTGGTTTGAAGAGATTTTCGAAGAGTATTAGCGAATATCCAAGTAATCCAAGACCAACTCGCAGAACATCATGTTGGCCCAAGAGAACCATTCACGTGAGTAAAGCGTTGGGTCGTCCACGTGGAAACTTTCGTGCATGACACCTGTGCCACCATCGCAGGCAACTAGCTGATCCAGCAAGTATTTTTTCTCTGCCTTATCTCTTGTTGTCAAGCCTTGGATAGAAAGGGCGATTGGCCAGATATAGCGATAGAAGGTATGGGAACTTCCAAGACCACTAGCGTATTCTCCTTGGTAGAAATATGGATTTTCAGGGCTTAGAATGGTACGGCGTGTGGCTTGATACACTTCGTCTTCAATGTCGCAATAGCCCAGATAAGGCGCAGCCAGCAGACTCGGTACATTTGGATCATCCATGATGCTAGCATTTCCTAGACCATCCACTTCAAAGGCGTAAATCTTTTCACCCTTGCTGTTGGAGGTATAAGCGTAGTTTTCGATTCCTTCTTGGATTTCAGACTGGAGACGCTTAGCATCTGCAATAATACTCTCGCTATCAGCTAGGTCTAGTTCTGCAAAGATTTCTTGCACGTAACCCAAGACTACTACAGCAAACATATTGGACGGAATCAAGTAGCTATACTGGCAGCAGTCATCACTCGGGCGAAAGGCTGACCAGGTCATACCAGTCACTGCAAAGTCAGGTCCAAAACCATCATTTACCAGAGTATCTTCCTTACGGTCTATATCTCGAATAAAGCGATATGGAGAGTTCTTGTGATCTTGCTCTACCGTCCAGAGGTGAAGAATTTCCTTGGTCGCTGCAACAAAAGTCTCATCAAACTGACTGGTCTCGCCAGTCTCTTTCCAAAGGAGATAAGCCAGTTGCAAAGGATAGCAAAGCGAGTCCACCTCATACTTGCGTTCCCAAATCCAGCCATTAAGGTCGGTATGGTCAGTCTCGTGGTGGCCCCTCCAGTTTTCCTCAATGTTAAAGGAGTTGGCATACGGGTCTTTGAGCACCAAGGTCATCTGACGCTTGACCAAACCTGCAATGGTCTGACGCAAGAGAGGATCTCTTTTAGCCACATGAAGGTAGGGTCTGAGTTGGGCTGTCGAATCCCGAAGCCACATGGCAGGAATATCCCCAGTCAAGACAAAAGTTGAGCCATCTTCTAAGATTTCAACTGTATTGTCCAAGGTGTCTGTATAGCAACGCTCGAAGACATCCACCCACTCCGGATGGTCCTTAGCCCGCTCTGCTACTTCATCCAGCCATTCTCTAACAATTTCTTTCGAATAAATCATCGTGCAGTTTCCTCTTTCAAACAAGTTTCATGTTCAGTATAAAAAAAACGCCTCCAAAAGATATACACAAACTAAAGGCGTTTTGAAACAAACTTATGAAAAAAAGTTGGGGCTCTCCCCCAACTTTTCTATTCACTTTTCTTTTCTTCGTAAGCCTTATAACCTTCGGTAGCCAGTTCAGCTTTTAGACCTTCTAAATCTTTTGATCCCCAGCTTGATACTTTAGAAGCAGCATCAAGATCTAGATTGCCATCTTTCAACAGGTAAGCTTGATAACCATAGTATTTGTAACGAACTTCTTTTGAATTGCCACTTGACCAAGTTACTTTATAAACTGTTATCAACGAAACTTTTCCATTTGATTTTTTATTCTCTTCTGGGATGACTTTCAAATAACTGCCTTGCGACTCTAAAGTGTAGGTGCTAAAGGAACTATTTTGATTTTCAGACTTGCTATAGTCATCATTCTTTTTCAGAAGATCCGCAAAGTTCTTCACATCTTTTAAGTCTTTCAACCCTTCAACAGTCACCTCGACCTTATTGTTGTCAACAACTTTTCCTTTTGATTTTAACTCATTGATATAGGTCACACTAACAGTAAGAGTAACTGTATCTCCGTTCTTCAAGTTTGTCGGACGTTTGTTATCTTCAAAGTTGAAATAGGCGTCTTTATTAGGATTTTCTGTAATAGACGCTATGCCATACCCATTAAATCCAGTAAATGTCACAGGAGTTTCTTTGAGCAAATCAGCCGCTGATACCTTCTCATATTCTTTCAAGTTTTCAACTTTGAAAGTTTTCTTTTCAGCTTTAAATGGTGAGTTTTTTGAGCTTGTTGTTACAGTGAACGTAACTTCGTCCCCATTTTTGAGACCATTTGTTTTGTCAAATTCATAATGGACACTACTAATCATCGCTTCTGCTTGTATCAATTTAGACGCCAACTTGCCATCTCTTGACACTTCTGCGTAAATAATAGGATCTTTTTTAGCCAAACCAGCTGCCTGGTCTTTATTAAAGCCTACTTTTTGGTATGCTATTTCTGCTACTTTCTCAGCAATATCTTGACTATTATAAGTTACCGTTCCAGATTCTTCATAACCTGAGAACTCAACTTTAACGTCGCCAATCAAGCTTTTTGGTTGTGACTGGATAACATTGTATCCCACAAATGCCACAATAATAACGGCTACTGCCACAAGAGCTGCAATGATTTCTTTGCGTTTCGTTGCAAACAGTCCTTTGGTTTTTTCAACTACTTGTTGAGCTGAAGCTTTTGCATCTTCTTTCTGTTCTGATTTAGAATCTTTCTCTTCCACCACTTCTTCAGATTGGTCATCTTTTGCTTGCTCAGAAGCAGTTTCTTCCACAGTTTCTGGTTCTTGAGTAGCAACTGACTTCACATCCTCTACAGGCGTGTTTTCAACCTTCTCTACAGATTCTTCGTTATTCACATTATTTACCGAATCACTCATAAAAAAATCCCCTTTTCTTTTTTATTGTCTCCATTCTAACAAAAGAATGAATATTTGTAAATTATTAACCGAAATTTATAGGTGCATTCACTTTTTAAAATTCGGTTATTGGCAATTTCATGTTATACTAAACAAAAACTCCAACAGAAAGCTTTTTTATGAAAACACTACTTGAAACCATCGATACCCGCTTTGGGACTGCCAGCAAACACGCCTTTTCTCGAGGAAATACCCTGCCCTACACGGGCGTCCCTTTCGGGATGAATTATTTTGTGCCTCAGACCAGTGACCAGGAGGGAGCTTGGTTTTTCGATCCGCATCTGCCCATTTTTCAGGGGATTCGATTAACCCACCAGCCCAGCCCTTGGATTGGGGACTACTCTTGGCTCCTTCTGACACCTGTTACAGGCCAGCTAGGTGGAGACAGCCTCTTCCATCGTCAGTCTTCCTTTGACCTAGATAAGGCCTCTTTCCAGCCTCATTATCTGAAGATTTTCTCCCTGCGCTATCAGATTGGAACCCAACTCACACCGACTTGCTATGGCGCTTCTATTCGTTTGGAGCAAAAGCAAGGCAAAGCCCTCTCCCTCTATCTTCACGCAGCAGATGAACTGACAGTAGAACAAATAGATAAGCGGACTCTTGCCCTGCGTCAAGAAGGAAAAACAGAGACAAACAAAAATACGCTAAAACTATTCACTGCCCTGCAAATGAATACGGATATTCTTGCTATCACACAAGAAGAGGGAGACTGGCGAATTGACTTAGCAAGCAGTCAAGCCGAGATTCAACTAGCAACTTCTTTCATATCGCCTTCTCAAGCTCTGCTTAATCTACCTCAAAAGGACTTTGACAGCTGTAAAGTAAATGCGAAAGCGGACTGGGAAAATCTCCTCCATCGTTTTGACATACTAGAGACAGGAGAGGCTGACCGGACCTTCTTTGACCACTGCCTCTACAGACTCTTCCTCTTCCCGCAGACTTTTTATGAAGTGAACGAGTCAGGGCAAGCCATCCATATGGACCTGACTACTGGTACTGTCAAGCCCGGCGTCCTCTTTAGCAATAATGGCTTCTGGGATACCTTCCGCACCACCTTCCCCCTCTTTGCGCTTGTCATACCGGAACACTATCACCGCTTTCTAGAAGGTTTCCTCAATAGCTACCGCGATACTGGATTCCTTCCAAAATGGCTGGCTCCAGATGAACGTGGCATGATGCCTGGTACTCTATTGGACGGTATTATCGCAGATAGCGCCTGCAAGGATATGGCTCCCGACTTGGAAGAAGAACTCCTCCAAGTCATGCTGGAGACAGCCACTAAATCCGACCCTCTCGGCATCAATGGTCGTCACGGACTAGCCCAATACCAAGAATTAGGTTATCTCTCTACCGACCACCACGAAAGCGTCAGCCACACCCTTGACTATGCCTATAGCGACTTTTGTATCGCCAGCTGTGCCGAAAAGCTTGGTCAGAATGACATCGCGGAAACTTATAGAACTTCGTCACAAAATTACCACCATCTATTTGACACTGCGACGGGCTACATGCGTGCGCGAGATAGCCAAGGCAACTTCCGCCCCGACTTCTCTCCTTATAGTTGGGGACGCGACTACGCCGAATGCTCTGCCATTCAAGCGACCTTAGGCGTCCTCCACGACATCCCAGGCTTAATCCAGCTTATGGGTGGAAAGGAAACCTTTAGCCACTATCTTTTGAAAGCCTGTCAAGATGCTCCCCTCTTTGAGACGACTGGCTATGGTTACGAGATTCACGAGATGAGCGAGATGGCTACCGCTCCTTTTGGGCAAATCGCCATTTCCAACCAGCCTAGCTTCCACATTCCTTATCTCTTCCGCTACAGCGACTACCCTGACTATACCGCTCTTCTCATCAAGACGCTACGTCAGAAGACCTTTCACCCAAGCTGGGAAGCTTATCCTGGCGATGAGGACAATGGCAGTCTCTCTGCTTGGTATATCTGGTCAGCTCTTGGATTCTACCCGACCTGTCCAGGCAAACCAAGTTACGATCTCGGAATTCCTCTCTTTGACCATCTCCGTATCTACCTAGCTAAGGAAAATAAATGGCTGGATATCCATGCCGAGCAAAACCACAGCCATTTCAACTTTGTCAAAGAATGCCGATTGGACAAGACCATAGTATCTAGCATTCAACACCAAGACCTCTTGAAAGCTGAGCAACTAACCTTTACACTTAGCTGGTTGCCAAATCACTCATAACCAAAAGAACCTTTGCATCGCGCAAAGGTTCTTCTTTTATGAAACTTGGACCTGAAGCTGGTCAACCAGCTGACCATCTACTGTCAAATTCAGATAAAAATCTAAGCTTTTATCTCCTGCAAAATACAAGGTTGGTAGCGTTAGCCTTTTTTCAGTCTCACCAGCTTGAAACGTAAGGACTTGAATCTCGTCCCGATAGGCGACACCATGCACACCCGTCCCTGGTTGAATCGAAATCTTAGCTTCTAAAGGACTGCTAGATTCTATGCGCTTCACTGTAAAGTGGACATTTTCTCCCTTGATCACAGCCAGACTTTTTTCTGAGAACTCTAGTTGCTGAACGACTTCTTTTCTCGACAAGGTAGGTGTTTTATAGAGTGAAATTTTGGCCAACAAAGGCAAAGCCTGTGCCTCTGTAATGGTCACACGTATCTTCTGCGCCTCAACGACTGATCCTCGTAAGAGACGTTTGTAGCCAACAGTATAACCAGAGCCAAACTCCTGCCAGGTACCATTCAACTCTACCTGAACATGGAAAGCAGCGATGCGTTGTCCTAGCTTCAAATCTTCCCTCAGCTCGATCACATCAAAAGTTTTAGGTGTCCCTAAATCGAGCTCTAATTGGATTGGCAACTCTGCATCACTTGCCCATGAACTGGTCTTCCGTCCATCTGTCAGATGATGACAAGCAAAGTCTGGTGATAGAGCAGGACCAGATACCTTGGCTCCCAAAGCCAAATCCTCTTTATAGAACTCGTCACGGTAGACAGCAAATTCATAGAGACGCTGAATATCCTTTTCGTCAAAGAGTCCATCTTGGTTTGGAGGAATATTGAGTAAGAGAGGTGTACCCCGACCCACCGAGTGAAAGTAGATTTCGACCAATTCCTCAAGAGACTTGGGATCCTGATCCTCATGGTAAAACCAGCCTGGCCGAAGAGAAACATCTGCCTCACCGATTGAAAACAGCGTTCCCGAGGGGTCTCCGTGCTGCAGGTAATCTAATTCCGCTTCTGTCCCCAACTGGTCTGGCTTGACTTTTTGCCACAAGGGGTCCCCTGCATAGCCTCGTTCATTTCCAATCCAGCGAACACTAGTTCCCTCAGTTGAGAAAATCAAACAATCGCCCTGCAAGTCACGAATGGTTTCAAACCAGGTCTCAAACTCATAGTTGACTTTTTGGGCCCCTTCGCCTCGAGCACCATCCATCCACACCTCAGCGAACTTACCAGCATTTCCATAGGCAGGATTTGACAAGATTTCCTTCAATTGAGCCAGATAGTAGGCATTGTAGTCCGCTTCTCGGTCCACGTGATAGAGGGGACTGTGAGCATCCCAAGGAGACAAATACACTCCCAAATCCATGTCAAACTCAGTCGCAGCTTTGGAAACCTCAAGGAGCAAGTCCCCCGCTCCTTTCCTCCAAGGACTAGCCTTGACCGAATAGTCTGTGTATGCGGTCGGATAGAGCACAAAACCATCATGGTGCTTCACCACCAAAATCAGCTTTTTAAAACCCGTTTCTTTGAGCACCCGAACCCATTCACGCGCATCCAACTTGGTCGGGTTAAAACGCTTGGGATCCTCTTGCCCACTTCCCCATTCCTGGTCATAAAAGGTATTGGGACCAAAATGGATAAAGGCAGCTAGTTCATCCTCTAAATAAGCTAGCTGGGCCTGGCTTGGTAATGGTCCATGCGGTTTTATTTTCGTCATCATCTCACATCTCTTTCTCTTGTTCACAAAGTTATCCACAACTTGTGGATAAGAAAACATGCCTAAAAACTAGTTTCTCCAAAATCCAGCTCTTAGACTTGGAAGCCTTCACCCTAAACATACCTTTGTCAAACAGCTCTGTACTAGGGTTTCTACTAGCTCTCTAGCAAGTTACTAATGTACGGAACTATTATCAGGATGCTTCAACACCCTGAGTTATATGTCATTTTCCCCTAGACTTATCCACAGACTGTGAATAAACTAGTGTTCCAAACCGCTCTCTCCTTGACTATAACAAAAAGCGATAGCAGCGTCAATATGACTAAGATTCCTTCCTAAATCCCCTGAAAAGATTCTATAATTTGTACAATCGTAGCTTTTGCATTCGCCAGCTAGTTAGAATCTGTCAGTAGGAAATGACTTCTTTATCACATTGTGAACAGCACAACTGTGGTACTATAATACCTAACAACCTAATCGTTTCCAGCAAAAAATCCCGCAGATTTGCGGGATTCTCTCTTGCATCAATGCGCCAACATTTCTTGGGCGATTTCTTGGCCAGATAGGTTATCTGGATAGTAGGTTGGCCAGTTATCCATCTCTTCAAAGAGGGCTTCTTGGCTGGTACCTCCAAAGAAGATATGGAAATGTTCTGCTTTAACTGGGGCGATATTGTGGTCACTAAACTGAACATACTTGAACTGTCCAGCATCCGCATCTGTCGCTTCAAAGAGGAAGCGCACGCCACGATTGCCTTTCTTATAAGTCAAGATTTTCTTGCCGACATACTTATAGGTGAATTTCTTGCTTTGACCACCTTGAACAAATTCCATAGTGTTGTCCGAGATGTTGATCTTAGTCACATCTGTCTGATAGCCTTTTCTATAGTAAACCTTATACTCATCCTTGGTCATCTTACCAGTCAACTTAGCCTTGTAGTCAAAGACTTGATCAAAGGTTCCATCCTCAAGGAAAGGATAAACTGACTGCCAGTTGCCAACATAGTCACTCAAGGTACGATCTTTGACATCTGCATCCTCAAAGTAACCGTTGTGAACTGTCTTAGTGTTTTCTTCCTTCTCTGGCTCGATTTCTGGTCCTTCTTGGTCCGTTGTTTGTTTCAAAGCCTTGAGGTTTTTCTCCATCACAGAGATATAATCCTCACCGGCCTTGGTTGCTTCTTCTGTTAGACTTTCTAGCGGATTGAGCACGTCTAGTTTGACACCTGTTTCTTTTGAAAGTGTATTGGCGAGGGCTTGTGAGGCATTTTCTTCAAAGTAGATATAAGA
This Streptococcus oralis DNA region includes the following protein-coding sequences:
- a CDS encoding alpha-L-fucosidase, translated to MTKIKPHGPLPSQAQLAYLEDELAAFIHFGPNTFYDQEWGSGQEDPKRFNPTKLDAREWVRVLKETGFKKLILVVKHHDGFVLYPTAYTDYSVKASPWRKGAGDLLLEVSKAATEFDMDLGVYLSPWDAHSPLYHVDREADYNAYYLAQLKEILSNPAYGNAGKFAEVWMDGARGEGAQKVNYEFETWFETIRDLQGDCLIFSTEGTSVRWIGNERGYAGDPLWQKVKPDQLGTEAELDYLQHGDPSGTLFSIGEADVSLRPGWFYHEDQDPKSLEELVEIYFHSVGRGTPLLLNIPPNQDGLFDEKDIQRLYEFAVYRDEFYKEDLALGAKVSGPALSPDFACHHLTDGRKTSSWASDAELPIQLELDLGTPKTFDVIELREDLKLGQRIAAFHVQVELNGTWQEFGSGYTVGYKRLLRGSVVEAQKIRVTITEAQALPLLAKISLYKTPTLSRKEVVQQLEFSEKSLAVIKGENVHFTVKRIESSSPLEAKISIQPGTGVHGVAYRDEIQVLTFQAGETEKRLTLPTLYFAGDKSLDFYLNLTVDGQLVDQLQVQVS
- a CDS encoding glycoside hydrolase family 125 protein, with product MIYSKEIVREWLDEVAERAKDHPEWVDVFERCYTDTLDNTVEILEDGSTFVLTGDIPAMWLRDSTAQLRPYLHVAKRDPLLRQTIAGLVKRQMTLVLKDPYANSFNIEENWRGHHETDHTDLNGWIWERKYEVDSLCYPLQLAYLLWKETGETSQFDETFVAATKEILHLWTVEQDHKNSPYRFIRDIDRKEDTLVNDGFGPDFAVTGMTWSAFRPSDDCCQYSYLIPSNMFAVVVLGYVQEIFAELDLADSESIIADAKRLQSEIQEGIENYAYTSNSKGEKIYAFEVDGLGNASIMDDPNVPSLLAAPYLGYCDIEDEVYQATRRTILSPENPYFYQGEYASGLGSSHTFYRYIWPIALSIQGLTTRDKAEKKYLLDQLVACDGGTGVMHESFHVDDPTLYSREWFSWANMMFCELVLDYLDIR
- a CDS encoding zinc ABC transporter substrate-binding protein AdcA; this translates as MKKISLLLASLCALFLVACSNQKQADGKLNIVTTFYPVYEFTKQVAGDTANVELLIGAGTEPHEYEPSAKAVAKIQDADTFVYENENMETWVPKLLESLDKKKVKTIKATGDMLLLPGGEEEEEGHDHGGEGHHHDYDPHVWLSPARAIKLVEHIRDSLSADYPDKKETFEKNAAAYIEKLQALDKAYTDGLSQAKQKSFVTQHAAFNYLALDYGLKQVSISGLSPDAEPSAARLAELTEYIKKNKISYIYFEENASQALANTLSKETGVKLDVLNPLESLTEEATKAGEDYISVMEKNLKALKQTTDQEGPEIEPEKEENTKTVHNGYFEDADVKDRTLSDYVGNWQSVYPFLEDGTFDQVFDYKAKLTGKMTKDEYKVYYRKGYQTDVTKINISDNTMEFVQGGQSKKFTYKYVGKKILTYKKGNRGVRFLFEATDADAGQFKYVQFSDHNIAPVKAEHFHIFFGGTSQEALFEEMDNWPTYYPDNLSGQEIAQEMLAH
- a CDS encoding alpha-mannosidase → MENVVVHIISHSHWDREWYLPFESHRMQLVELFDNLFDLFENDPEFKSFHLDGQTIVLDDYLEIRPENRDKVQRYIDEGKLKIGPFYILQDDYLISSEANVRNTLIGQAECAKWGKSTQIGYFPDTFGNMGQAPQILQKSGIHVAAFGRGVKPIGFDNQVLEDEQFTSQFSEMYWQGADGSRVLGILFANWYSNGNEIPVDKDEALTFWKQKLSDVRDYASTNQWLMMNGCDHQPVQRNLSEAIRVANELFPDVTFVHSSFDDYVHAVESALPEQLSTVTGELTSQETDGWYTLANTSSSRIYLKQAFQENSNLLEQVVEPLTVITGGHNHKDQLTYAWKVLLQNAPHDSICGCSIDEVHREMETRFAKVNQVGNFVKTNLLNEWKGKIATHEAQSDHLFTVINTGLHDKVDTVSTVIDVATCDFKELHPTEGYKKMAALTLPSYRVEDLEGHAVEAKIEDLGANFEYDLPKDKFRQARIARQVRVTVPVHLAPLSWTTFQLLEGKQEHRDGIYQNGVIDTPFVTVSVDENITVYDKTTHEAYEDIIRFEDRGDIGNEYIYFQPKGTEPIYAELKGYEVLENTARFAKILLKHELTIPVSADEKLDAEQRGIIEFMTREAGRSEELTSILLETEMTVFVDNPQIRFKTRFTNTAKDHRIRLLVKTHNTRPSNDSESIYEVVTRPNKPAASWENPENPQHQQAFVSLYDDEKGVTVANKGLHEYEILGDDTIAVTILRASGELGDWGYFPTPEAQCLREFEVEFALECHQAGERFSAFRRAKAFQTPFTSLQLAKQEGSVAATGSLLSHVALSLPQVCPTAFKVAENEEGYVLRYYNMSQENVRISEHQQTILDLLERPYPVHSGLLAPQEIRTELIKKEDI
- a CDS encoding GH92 family glycosyl hydrolase — protein: MKTLLETIDTRFGTASKHAFSRGNTLPYTGVPFGMNYFVPQTSDQEGAWFFDPHLPIFQGIRLTHQPSPWIGDYSWLLLTPVTGQLGGDSLFHRQSSFDLDKASFQPHYLKIFSLRYQIGTQLTPTCYGASIRLEQKQGKALSLYLHAADELTVEQIDKRTLALRQEGKTETNKNTLKLFTALQMNTDILAITQEEGDWRIDLASSQAEIQLATSFISPSQALLNLPQKDFDSCKVNAKADWENLLHRFDILETGEADRTFFDHCLYRLFLFPQTFYEVNESGQAIHMDLTTGTVKPGVLFSNNGFWDTFRTTFPLFALVIPEHYHRFLEGFLNSYRDTGFLPKWLAPDERGMMPGTLLDGIIADSACKDMAPDLEEELLQVMLETATKSDPLGINGRHGLAQYQELGYLSTDHHESVSHTLDYAYSDFCIASCAEKLGQNDIAETYRTSSQNYHHLFDTATGYMRARDSQGNFRPDFSPYSWGRDYAECSAIQATLGVLHDIPGLIQLMGGKETFSHYLLKACQDAPLFETTGYGYEIHEMSEMATAPFGQIAISNQPSFHIPYLFRYSDYPDYTALLIKTLRQKTFHPSWEAYPGDEDNGSLSAWYIWSALGFYPTCPGKPSYDLGIPLFDHLRIYLAKENKWLDIHAEQNHSHFNFVKECRLDKTIVSSIQHQDLLKAEQLTFTLSWLPNHS